From a single Fusobacterium ulcerans ATCC 49185 genomic region:
- a CDS encoding acetyl-CoA hydrolase/transferase family protein, translated as MDWREDYKKKVCSPEEAVKKIKSDSRVVICHAAGEPQTIIDAMVQNYKEYKNVEIVHMVALGKCDYMKLEMAGHFRHNGLFLGGGTRDVVNAGNGDYTPSFFFEIPKLFKKGGTLPVDTALIQVSPPDEHGYCSMGITCDYTKAAAENAKCVIAQVNKFMPRVLGDNFIHISEIDVIVEKDEPIIILNPPKIGDVERKIGEYCASLINDGDTLQLGIGAIPDAVLTFLKNKKDLGIHSEMISDGVVDLVKAGVINNSKKTLHKGKSIVSFLMGTRKLYDYVDDNPSVEIYPVDYVNDPRVISKNDNIVSINSAIQVDLMGQVNAETMGTKQFSGTGGQVDFVRGTAFALNGKSIIAVPSTASKGKVSRITAYLDEGAAVTTSRNDVQYVITEYGIADLKGKTLKERAKELIKIAHPDFREELTQKALEKYKTL; from the coding sequence ATGGATTGGAGAGAGGATTATAAGAAAAAAGTGTGTTCACCAGAAGAAGCAGTGAAAAAAATAAAATCAGACAGTCGTGTGGTAATCTGTCACGCAGCTGGAGAGCCTCAAACTATAATTGATGCAATGGTACAAAACTATAAAGAGTATAAAAATGTTGAAATAGTTCATATGGTAGCTCTTGGGAAATGTGATTATATGAAGTTGGAAATGGCAGGGCATTTCAGGCACAATGGACTTTTTTTAGGGGGAGGAACCAGAGATGTTGTAAATGCAGGGAATGGAGATTATACACCATCGTTTTTCTTTGAAATACCTAAATTATTTAAAAAAGGAGGAACACTCCCAGTAGATACAGCTTTAATACAGGTATCACCACCTGATGAACATGGATATTGCAGTATGGGAATAACTTGTGACTATACAAAAGCAGCTGCTGAAAATGCAAAGTGTGTAATAGCTCAGGTAAATAAATTTATGCCAAGAGTATTAGGAGATAATTTTATACATATATCAGAAATAGATGTAATAGTAGAGAAAGATGAACCTATAATTATTTTAAATCCGCCTAAAATAGGGGATGTTGAAAGAAAAATAGGTGAATACTGTGCGAGTCTGATAAATGATGGAGATACTTTACAGCTGGGAATAGGGGCTATACCTGATGCAGTACTTACATTTTTGAAAAATAAGAAAGATTTAGGAATACATTCAGAAATGATATCAGATGGAGTAGTGGATTTGGTAAAGGCAGGAGTAATCAACAACAGCAAGAAAACTCTTCACAAGGGAAAATCAATAGTGAGCTTCCTCATGGGAACTAGAAAACTTTATGATTATGTAGATGATAATCCAAGTGTAGAAATATATCCAGTTGATTATGTAAATGATCCTAGAGTGATATCAAAAAATGATAATATAGTATCTATAAATTCAGCAATACAAGTAGATCTTATGGGACAGGTAAATGCTGAAACTATGGGAACAAAACAATTTAGTGGAACTGGGGGGCAGGTTGATTTTGTAAGGGGAACAGCTTTTGCTTTAAATGGGAAGTCAATAATAGCAGTACCTTCTACAGCTTCCAAAGGAAAAGTATCAAGAATCACTGCTTATCTGGATGAAGGAGCTGCTGTGACTACTTCAAGAAATGATGTACAGTATGTAATTACTGAATATGGTATTGCTGATCTGAAAGGAAAAACTTTAAAAGAAAGAGCTAAGGAATTGATAAAAATAGCTCATCCTGATTTCAGAGAGGAATTGACTCAGAAAGCATTGGAAAAATATAAAACACTTTAG
- a CDS encoding GNAT family N-acetyltransferase — MEIRYGNDKDKIKAKYIWKECFTDSENEVEFYFNELYKKENFLLLEDDEKNIRASLHENQYEVIINNEKLSSFYIVAVAVSPQYRGRGYMGELIRYSLRNAREKGLDFVFLSPINTEIYRKYGFGYMSSLERYSISMKDLPFDRIERAYEIKKAANEKNFCADLIEIYKKKMKDSFAYLERNENYYRRALKEMENENGDIYIFYMENKPAGYISLYKKEGIIEVRELFGLNKKVIESIYAFIKTYKEYYPEVIIKAPINSNMNFYIYNQTSMKKTEFPFIMGRIVNAKNMLKRLHIEDMELKISVIDKIIEENNGIYEISVYGVVSKKDKKKSIESDIEIDIADLNHLIFGYFSIDEMIELERIKINNKEKIEEIKKIFPKRKVYLQEYQ, encoded by the coding sequence ATGGAAATAAGATATGGAAATGATAAGGATAAAATAAAAGCTAAATATATATGGAAAGAGTGTTTTACAGATAGTGAAAATGAAGTTGAGTTTTATTTTAATGAATTATATAAAAAAGAAAATTTTTTATTATTAGAAGATGATGAAAAGAATATAAGGGCTTCACTTCATGAAAATCAATATGAGGTGATAATAAATAATGAAAAACTTTCATCTTTCTATATAGTGGCAGTGGCAGTATCTCCCCAATATAGAGGAAGAGGATATATGGGAGAACTTATAAGATACAGCTTGAGAAATGCAAGAGAAAAGGGGCTGGACTTTGTTTTTCTAAGTCCAATAAATACTGAAATATATAGAAAATATGGTTTTGGATATATGAGCAGTCTGGAAAGATACAGTATCTCCATGAAAGATTTACCTTTTGACAGAATAGAGAGAGCATATGAAATAAAGAAAGCAGCTAATGAAAAAAATTTCTGTGCAGATTTAATAGAGATATATAAGAAAAAAATGAAAGATAGCTTTGCATACTTAGAGAGAAATGAAAATTACTATAGAAGAGCTTTGAAAGAGATGGAAAATGAAAATGGAGATATTTATATTTTCTATATGGAAAATAAACCAGCAGGATATATTTCATTGTATAAGAAAGAAGGAATTATAGAAGTAAGAGAACTTTTTGGACTTAATAAAAAAGTGATTGAATCTATATATGCCTTTATAAAAACTTACAAGGAATACTATCCAGAGGTTATAATAAAAGCTCCTATAAACAGCAATATGAATTTCTATATTTATAATCAGACATCTATGAAAAAAACTGAATTTCCATTTATAATGGGAAGAATAGTCAATGCAAAAAATATGTTGAAAAGACTTCATATAGAGGATATGGAATTAAAAATATCTGTTATTGATAAGATAATAGAGGAAAATAATGGTATCTATGAAATTTCTGTATATGGAGTTGTTTCAAAAAAAGATAAGAAAAAAAGTATAGAAAGTGATATAGAAATAGATATAGCTGATTTGAATCATTTGATATTTGGGTATTTTTCAATAGATGAAATGATAGAGCTGGAAAGAATAAAAATAAACAATAAAGAAAAAATAGAAGAAATAAAAAAGATATTTCCTAAGAGGAAAGTATACCTACAGGAATATCAATAA
- a CDS encoding nitroreductase family protein has product MILKTLENVRSHRSFTDKPLTKTELSKIVEGARLGASAKNSQSIRFFCVSDKKLCDEIFEQIKWAAAVSWNPVLEESPRAYVILCACNPLTQTSESLLHFDMGIASQNMLLCAGEMGFGGCIVGAYNKKEVERIIGLQEKYKSYFILALGEPKDKVKIVAAENKDTKYYRDTLNNHFVPKLSLNEIIIGNK; this is encoded by the coding sequence ATGATTTTAAAAACTTTAGAAAACGTACGTTCACACAGAAGTTTTACTGACAAGCCATTGACTAAAACTGAATTGTCTAAGATAGTTGAAGGAGCCAGACTGGGTGCTTCAGCTAAAAATTCACAATCTATCAGATTTTTTTGTGTTTCTGACAAAAAATTATGTGATGAAATATTTGAGCAGATTAAATGGGCTGCTGCTGTAAGCTGGAACCCTGTACTTGAAGAATCTCCAAGAGCTTATGTCATACTTTGTGCTTGTAATCCTCTTACTCAGACATCTGAATCTTTACTCCACTTTGATATGGGTATAGCTTCACAAAATATGCTTCTTTGTGCTGGTGAAATGGGATTTGGAGGATGTATAGTTGGTGCTTACAACAAAAAAGAAGTTGAAAGAATAATTGGACTTCAAGAAAAATATAAGTCATATTTTATTCTTGCCCTAGGAGAACCAAAAGATAAAGTTAAAATAGTTGCAGCAGAAAATAAAGATACTAAATATTATAGAGATACTTTAAATAATCACTTTGTTCCTAAGTTATCTCTTAATGAAATCATAATAGGAAACAAATAA
- the ruvC gene encoding crossover junction endodeoxyribonuclease RuvC, protein MRVLGIDPGTAIVGFGVIDYEESKFKVVDYGCFYTDKDTPMEERLCQIYEKLGDLIKKYNPEHMAIEELFFFKNNKTVISVGQARGVLLLCGKQNGLKIQGYTPLQVKTGITGYGKAEKKQVQLMVQKFLGMKEIPKPDDAADALAIAITHINSLNSGYFGQALASTISTKALPKEKLTAKEYRDLILNR, encoded by the coding sequence ATGAGAGTACTGGGAATCGATCCAGGAACAGCAATAGTAGGTTTTGGTGTAATTGATTATGAAGAGAGTAAATTTAAAGTAGTAGATTATGGATGTTTTTATACTGATAAAGATACTCCTATGGAGGAAAGACTCTGCCAGATTTATGAAAAGCTTGGTGATCTCATAAAAAAATACAATCCTGAACATATGGCAATAGAAGAACTTTTCTTCTTTAAAAATAACAAGACTGTAATTTCTGTAGGACAGGCAAGAGGTGTCCTTCTCCTATGTGGAAAACAGAATGGTTTAAAAATACAAGGATATACTCCTCTGCAGGTTAAGACAGGTATAACTGGATATGGAAAAGCTGAAAAAAAACAGGTACAGCTGATGGTCCAGAAATTTTTAGGAATGAAAGAAATTCCAAAACCAGATGATGCAGCAGATGCACTAGCTATAGCTATTACTCATATAAACTCCTTGAACAGTGGTTATTTTGGACAGGCTCTGGCTTCTACCATCAGTACAAAAGCACTGCCAAAAGAAAAGCTCACTGCTAAAGAATACAGAGATCTTATTTTAAATAGATAA
- a CDS encoding sigma-70 family RNA polymerase sigma factor, producing MLDISEYIKDISLYPLLTPEEERDISVKAKAGDKDAQEKLVTSNLRLVISIARKYTNMGIPILDLIQEGNMGLIKAVEKYEPDKNIRFSTYSTFWIKQSILRYITSSRGLIRFPSYVYDGISRMKKYIQDYKNRYSHVPSLDEICQNLDMRKKEAERYIEVLEKGSSTGEEMYGEIAEYCSSIISDDTFEDKVIAKNSNMDLMKKVNKLPSKEREVLIYRYGLLNEKVLTLGEIGERMNLTKERIRQIQLEAIDRLRETL from the coding sequence ATGTTGGATATTTCAGAATATATAAAAGACATAAGTTTATATCCTCTTTTGACGCCTGAAGAGGAGAGAGATATCTCAGTCAAGGCAAAGGCTGGAGATAAGGATGCACAGGAGAAACTGGTTACATCTAATCTTAGACTAGTTATAAGTATAGCTAGAAAATATACAAATATGGGTATACCTATACTTGATTTGATACAAGAAGGTAATATGGGGCTTATCAAAGCTGTTGAGAAATATGAGCCTGACAAGAATATAAGATTTTCTACTTATTCTACATTTTGGATAAAGCAGAGTATATTGAGATATATAACATCGAGCAGAGGACTTATAAGGTTTCCATCATATGTATATGATGGGATATCAAGAATGAAAAAATATATTCAGGATTACAAAAACAGATATTCACATGTTCCATCACTTGATGAGATATGCCAAAATCTGGATATGAGAAAAAAAGAAGCAGAAAGATATATTGAGGTATTGGAAAAGGGAAGCAGTACTGGAGAGGAAATGTATGGAGAGATAGCAGAATATTGCAGCAGTATAATATCTGATGATACTTTTGAAGATAAAGTCATTGCTAAAAATTCAAATATGGATTTGATGAAAAAAGTAAACAAGCTTCCATCAAAAGAGAGGGAGGTTCTGATATACAGATATGGACTTTTGAATGAAAAAGTGCTTACTCTGGGAGAAATAGGTGAACGTATGAACCTTACTAAAGAAAGAATAAGGCAGATACAACTGGAGGCTATTGATAGACTAAGGGAAACATTATAA
- a CDS encoding M23 family metallopeptidase: MKNRFYITITDFRGVKCYSFDKIIKKYLFVVGSLFFTGLVLLIIMIFVLKEKVDEYSYFKLENEKLYTQIEENRQNLEEKNLELENISEKISEIERLMGEDTAINSVNLNDIERLDLTKLNIIDKKYLLQMIPNGNPIAPFKGYSSGFGGRFHPVLEQRKFHYGLDFVAKVGTDILAPGDGIVEYAGFNSGGFGNLIILSHNFGFKTYFAHLNEIDVKVGDFITKGTVIGKSGNTGRSSGPHLHYEIHYLGKRMDPKNFAKWSLENYDYIFKNEKGVKWQSLLEMTKLQTQIIQQKN; the protein is encoded by the coding sequence TTGAAAAATAGATTCTATATAACTATAACTGATTTCAGAGGAGTAAAATGTTATTCTTTTGATAAAATAATAAAAAAATATCTTTTTGTAGTTGGGAGCCTTTTCTTTACAGGACTTGTTTTACTGATAATAATGATTTTTGTATTGAAAGAGAAAGTAGATGAATACAGCTACTTTAAACTTGAAAATGAAAAACTTTATACTCAGATAGAGGAAAATAGACAAAACTTGGAAGAGAAAAATCTTGAACTTGAGAACATAAGTGAAAAAATAAGTGAAATAGAAAGACTTATGGGAGAGGACACTGCTATTAATTCAGTGAATCTTAATGATATAGAAAGACTTGATTTAACTAAGCTGAACATAATTGATAAAAAATATCTTCTTCAAATGATACCAAATGGAAATCCGATAGCACCATTCAAGGGATATTCAAGTGGATTTGGAGGAAGATTCCATCCTGTTCTAGAGCAGAGAAAATTCCATTATGGGTTGGATTTTGTAGCTAAAGTAGGAACAGATATATTGGCACCTGGAGATGGGATAGTAGAATATGCTGGATTTAATTCAGGTGGATTTGGAAATCTTATTATATTATCACATAACTTTGGATTTAAAACATATTTTGCTCATTTGAATGAGATAGATGTAAAAGTAGGAGATTTTATAACTAAAGGAACTGTAATTGGAAAATCAGGAAATACAGGACGATCAAGTGGTCCTCATCTTCATTATGAAATACACTATCTTGGGAAGAGAATGGATCCAAAGAATTTTGCAAAATGGAGTCTAGAGAATTATGACTATATATTTAAAAACGAAAAGGGGGTAAAATGGCAATCTTTACTAGAAATGACAAAGTTGCAGACACAGATTATTCAACAAAAGAACTAA
- a CDS encoding bactofilin family protein — MAIFTRNDKVADTDYSTKELTKVSQGTSFTGDVVSECNLVIDGEINGNILSRASVTIGPKGKVEGKIAASKIVISGFFKGELEGDTVELSSTSNVIGDIISDKLVIEDGGNFEGYSKKKKSNEYLSMKEEEDKTNSYDDTDTEE, encoded by the coding sequence ATGGCAATCTTTACTAGAAATGACAAAGTTGCAGACACAGATTATTCAACAAAAGAACTAACTAAAGTATCTCAGGGGACTTCATTTACAGGGGATGTGGTAAGTGAGTGTAATCTGGTTATTGATGGGGAAATCAATGGAAATATACTTTCGAGAGCATCAGTTACCATTGGACCTAAAGGTAAGGTAGAAGGTAAAATAGCAGCTTCAAAAATTGTTATAAGTGGTTTTTTTAAAGGTGAGTTAGAAGGTGATACTGTTGAACTTTCATCTACAAGTAATGTAATTGGAGATATTATCAGTGACAAACTTGTAATAGAAGATGGAGGAAATTTTGAGGGATACAGTAAGAAAAAAAAGTCTAATGAGTATTTGAGTATGAAGGAAGAAGAAGATAAAACAAATTCATATGATGATACAGATACAGAGGAATAA
- a CDS encoding sulfite exporter TauE/SafE family protein — protein MTPIEIFGMIILGLGAGFSKLGIPTALVFSPLLASLYGGKTSAGIIIIPVVISDFIMLYLYGKDLDLKTLKKILPMTMLGIIAAVFFGNNISDEFFKKSMGVIILAIGILTLLKSLNVNFSKLSHIFGFLGGFSSFIGNVSGPLMSIYLLNINLDKEKFYGTRTWFYFIVNFSKLILYFFFLKNVNFFTISRGACAIPTIFIGIFIGRYLVGKMNQNVFEKFIVIVSIISGLNLLIR, from the coding sequence ATGACACCTATTGAAATTTTTGGAATGATTATTCTGGGACTCGGAGCTGGATTCAGTAAACTTGGGATCCCAACTGCTTTAGTCTTTTCTCCCCTTCTTGCTTCATTGTATGGAGGTAAAACTTCTGCTGGTATTATAATTATACCTGTAGTTATCTCTGACTTCATTATGCTGTACCTCTATGGAAAAGATCTTGATTTAAAGACACTAAAAAAAATACTTCCAATGACAATGTTAGGGATAATTGCTGCTGTATTTTTTGGCAACAATATATCTGATGAATTTTTCAAAAAAAGTATGGGAGTTATCATATTAGCAATAGGTATTCTCACTCTTCTAAAAAGTTTGAATGTCAATTTCTCAAAATTAAGTCATATATTTGGATTTCTTGGTGGATTTTCATCTTTTATAGGGAACGTTTCAGGACCTTTAATGAGCATATATCTTTTGAATATTAACCTTGATAAAGAAAAATTTTATGGTACTAGGACATGGTTCTACTTCATAGTTAATTTTTCAAAGCTTATACTCTATTTCTTTTTTTTAAAAAATGTTAATTTTTTTACTATTTCAAGAGGTGCCTGTGCTATTCCTACTATTTTTATAGGTATATTCATTGGACGATATCTAGTTGGAAAAATGAATCAAAATGTTTTTGAAAAATTTATTGTTATCGTAAGTATAATTAGTGGATTGAATCTACTTATTCGTTAG
- a CDS encoding hemolysin family protein, whose product MSVFLKFILLIILILMSIFLSISEISLASARKMKLQIMIEEGDENAEKVLKVQETSGNFFTAIQIGINAIAILGGIIGDNIAGPWVTSFIGKWMPALADKAPMIGSIISFLLITGMFIEFADLIPKRLAMVAPEAIAVHIISPMMVLIYVLRPLIFIFNGTATFVFRLFKIPLKRNDSITYDDIFAVVDAGAEAGVVQRKEHYLIENIFELDTRWVSSIMTTRDEIVYLTLEEGEESIKEKIANYPHSKFLVCQNEIDTVLGYVDSKDILPRILKGEMSGLHDIQEICNPSLLIIPNTLTLSEALDRFNEARDDFAIILNEYGHVVGLVTLNDVVNTLMGDIVYQDQDEQQIISRGEGSWLMDGVTPIEDVKKVLDIEKFPEEDTYETIAGFMMYMLKSIPKKAAMVEFENYTFEVVDVDNFKVDQLLVTKKENDEEEEDFENITLE is encoded by the coding sequence ATGAGTGTTTTTTTAAAATTTATTTTACTTATTATTTTAATACTGATGAGTATTTTTTTATCCATAAGTGAGATATCCCTTGCTTCAGCAAGAAAGATGAAACTGCAGATAATGATAGAAGAGGGAGATGAGAATGCAGAAAAAGTATTGAAGGTACAGGAAACTTCAGGGAATTTTTTTACTGCTATTCAGATTGGAATAAATGCTATTGCAATATTAGGTGGTATAATTGGAGATAACATAGCAGGACCATGGGTAACTTCCTTTATAGGAAAATGGATGCCAGCTCTTGCAGATAAAGCTCCCATGATAGGAAGTATAATATCATTCCTTCTTATAACAGGAATGTTTATTGAGTTTGCTGACTTGATACCTAAAAGGCTGGCAATGGTGGCACCAGAAGCTATTGCAGTACACATAATAAGTCCTATGATGGTTTTGATATATGTTTTAAGACCATTGATATTTATATTCAATGGAACAGCAACATTTGTTTTTAGGCTGTTCAAAATCCCTTTGAAGAGAAATGATAGTATAACCTATGATGATATATTTGCTGTAGTAGATGCAGGAGCAGAGGCAGGAGTAGTTCAGAGAAAGGAACATTATCTGATAGAGAATATATTTGAGCTAGATACCAGATGGGTTTCTTCCATAATGACCACAAGAGATGAGATAGTGTATCTCACTTTAGAAGAGGGAGAAGAGAGTATAAAAGAAAAAATAGCAAACTATCCCCATTCTAAATTTTTGGTGTGCCAAAACGAAATAGATACGGTTCTAGGGTATGTAGATTCTAAAGATATTCTTCCTAGAATATTAAAAGGTGAAATGAGTGGACTTCATGATATACAAGAGATATGCAATCCAAGTCTTCTAATAATTCCAAATACATTGACATTATCAGAAGCTTTGGATAGATTTAATGAAGCAAGGGATGACTTTGCTATAATATTAAATGAGTATGGGCATGTAGTAGGACTTGTAACATTAAATGATGTAGTAAATACCCTTATGGGAGATATAGTTTATCAGGATCAGGATGAACAGCAGATAATATCAAGAGGTGAAGGTTCATGGCTTATGGATGGAGTGACACCTATTGAAGATGTAAAAAAAGTTTTGGATATTGAAAAATTTCCAGAAGAGGATACATATGAAACAATAGCTGGATTTATGATGTATATGCTGAAAAGTATTCCTAAAAAAGCTGCTATGGTGGAATTTGAAAATTACACTTTTGAAGTTGTAGATGTAGATAACTTTAAAGTTGATCAACTTCTGGTAACAAAAAAAGAAAATGATGAAGAGGAAGAAGATTTTGAAAATATAACTCTTGAATAA
- a CDS encoding DUF4261 domain-containing protein produces the protein MLFWGKKKKMLPDIIVGFVLLEGISYDFNELKVNLKKEWGIEIKDSAEEDTIAFNVDKMLIACSFVPEPIPDHEVESHYKDNWMWKDAEKKVSKHRSHIIISILNGKDIIERYKIFTKIASSILAEDGTIAVYMSPMIIERETYRCLAKELKIGKLPVLLWVYIGIAGGENGISAYTLGLNHFKKKEVEILNSLRDCEEVFEFLLRIVGEIIKNDITVEKGSYFNIGKKVFSFKVSSGIFVNGKSLKITY, from the coding sequence ATGTTGTTTTGGGGAAAAAAGAAAAAAATGCTTCCAGATATCATAGTTGGATTTGTTCTTTTAGAAGGAATTAGTTATGACTTCAATGAATTGAAAGTTAATTTAAAAAAGGAATGGGGAATAGAAATAAAAGATTCCGCAGAAGAGGACACAATAGCCTTTAATGTGGATAAAATGCTTATAGCATGCAGCTTTGTACCAGAACCAATTCCAGATCATGAGGTAGAAAGCCACTACAAGGATAATTGGATGTGGAAAGATGCAGAAAAGAAAGTATCTAAACACAGATCACATATAATAATTTCCATACTTAATGGAAAAGATATTATTGAAAGATATAAAATATTTACAAAAATAGCCAGCAGTATATTGGCAGAGGATGGGACTATTGCTGTGTATATGAGTCCTATGATTATTGAGAGAGAAACATACAGATGTCTGGCAAAGGAATTGAAAATAGGAAAACTTCCTGTACTTTTATGGGTATATATAGGAATAGCTGGAGGGGAAAATGGTATATCAGCCTATACTCTTGGACTGAATCATTTTAAGAAAAAAGAGGTAGAGATATTGAATTCCTTGAGAGATTGTGAAGAGGTATTTGAATTTCTTCTGAGAATAGTTGGAGAAATAATAAAAAATGATATCACTGTTGAAAAAGGGAGCTATTTCAATATTGGAAAAAAAGTATTTTCTTTTAAAGTATCTTCTGGTATTTTTGTAAATGGAAAATCTCTAAAAATAACATATTAG
- a CDS encoding sirohydrochlorin cobaltochelatase translates to MGKMRNLLAGAMLLAGGTAAFAHSEGGYVDNDFFKGMQKGDKAAVLMVHFGTTYDDTRALTIDAINAKAKNEFKNADVKEAYTSRIVMRRLKAKGIEKQNPSEVINDLKAKGYTHLLVQGTHIMNGVESNNLAEELKGYEKDFKDIRMGTPLLTTHEDYEAVAKAIAKKVGPLKANQGVVLVGHGTHHFGGSAYAMMDYVFTAEGMDTYAVGTVEGYPTFDNVVAKLKSKGVKDVILMPFMFVAGDHANNDIAEDWNNDLKGAGFTVSKIILEGLGQNPDIQNIYIDHAKFATYHKPEDMQAKKVQYANEKD, encoded by the coding sequence ATGGGAAAAATGAGAAATTTATTGGCTGGAGCTATGCTTCTAGCTGGAGGAACTGCAGCATTTGCACATTCAGAAGGAGGATATGTGGATAACGATTTTTTCAAAGGAATGCAAAAAGGGGATAAAGCAGCTGTGCTTATGGTTCACTTTGGAACTACTTATGATGATACTAGAGCTTTAACTATTGATGCTATCAATGCAAAAGCTAAAAATGAATTCAAAAATGCTGATGTAAAAGAGGCCTATACTTCAAGAATTGTTATGAGAAGATTAAAAGCTAAAGGAATTGAAAAACAAAATCCTTCTGAAGTTATAAACGATTTAAAAGCTAAAGGATACACTCATCTTTTAGTACAAGGTACTCACATCATGAACGGGGTTGAATCTAACAATCTTGCTGAAGAATTAAAAGGATATGAAAAAGATTTTAAAGATATAAGAATGGGAACTCCACTATTAACTACTCATGAAGACTATGAAGCTGTTGCTAAAGCTATAGCTAAAAAAGTAGGACCTTTAAAAGCTAATCAAGGTGTAGTTTTAGTAGGACATGGAACTCATCATTTTGGAGGATCTGCTTATGCTATGATGGATTATGTATTTACTGCTGAAGGAATGGATACTTATGCAGTTGGTACAGTAGAGGGATACCCTACATTTGACAATGTAGTTGCTAAATTAAAATCTAAAGGTGTTAAAGATGTTATATTAATGCCATTTATGTTTGTTGCTGGAGATCATGCTAATAATGACATAGCTGAAGATTGGAATAATGATCTTAAAGGAGCTGGATTCACAGTTTCTAAAATTATATTAGAAGGTTTGGGACAAAATCCAGATATTCAAAACATCTATATAGATCATGCTAAATTTGCTACTTACCATAAACCTGAAGACATGCAAGCTAAAAAAGTTCAATATGCAAATGAAAAAGATTAA
- a CDS encoding ABC transporter substrate-binding protein, which yields MKKVYIILTAVFLLVIGNISFGKEKFSIHQGEEDLQLDYFPKAVVTDSAIISRFLAALDIDLVGVASSTTKIPEKYDDIPRIGRSGIPDLELVKALRTDLVISTIYSKPALKPKYDNLNIPSFYMKVDTYDESMKAIEILGKAFHKDKEAKAILDDVKRREKILAEKLKGKEKKRIAILYGNGESFFMTGKNHFLQGLMDKIGCENVVTSIDNSALLKRSVPFSMEQLIKANPDVILRLPTSQTKNGEGFEEIFSSNPVWKLTKAYKNNKILDIDPTLFRMSAGVNSIDALEELYRYVYE from the coding sequence ATGAAAAAAGTATATATTATTCTAACTGCTGTATTCCTACTTGTAATAGGAAATATATCTTTTGGAAAAGAGAAATTTTCTATACATCAGGGAGAAGAGGACTTGCAACTGGATTATTTTCCAAAGGCTGTAGTCACAGATTCGGCTATAATATCAAGATTTCTGGCAGCATTGGATATTGATTTGGTAGGAGTGGCAAGTTCTACAACAAAGATACCTGAAAAATATGATGATATTCCCAGAATAGGAAGGTCTGGAATACCTGATTTGGAATTGGTAAAAGCTTTGAGGACAGATTTAGTAATATCAACTATTTATTCCAAACCAGCACTAAAACCAAAATATGATAATCTTAATATACCTAGTTTTTATATGAAAGTGGATACATATGATGAATCTATGAAAGCCATTGAAATACTGGGAAAAGCTTTTCATAAGGACAAGGAAGCTAAAGCTATACTTGATGATGTAAAAAGGAGAGAAAAAATACTAGCTGAAAAGTTAAAGGGAAAAGAAAAAAAAAGAATAGCCATTCTTTATGGAAATGGAGAGAGTTTCTTTATGACTGGAAAAAATCATTTTCTCCAAGGTCTCATGGATAAAATAGGGTGTGAAAATGTAGTAACTTCTATTGATAACAGTGCACTTTTGAAAAGATCAGTACCATTCAGCATGGAGCAGCTCATTAAAGCTAATCCTGATGTGATATTGAGACTTCCCACAAGCCAGACTAAAAATGGAGAGGGATTTGAAGAGATATTTTCAAGCAACCCTGTATGGAAGCTTACAAAGGCATATAAAAATAATAAAATACTGGATATCGATCCTACATTATTCAGAATGAGTGCTGGGGTAAATTCGATAGACGCATTGGAGGAATTATACAGATATGTTTATGAATAA